A window of Ruania suaedae contains these coding sequences:
- the rbfA gene encoding 30S ribosome-binding factor RbfA, with translation MADTARARKLADAIQQIVATMLDTRIKDPRLGFVTVTDVRVTGDLQHATVFYTVLGSDEDRAGTAAALASAKGLIRSEVGRRTGVRLTPTLEFVPDAIPETAAHLEEALRGAAARDAELARIRENARYAGEADPYRTADEPDDSDESGAAGPGEGPPSGR, from the coding sequence ATGGCTGACACCGCACGCGCCCGGAAGCTGGCCGACGCCATCCAGCAGATCGTGGCGACGATGCTCGACACGCGGATCAAGGACCCCCGGCTGGGCTTCGTCACCGTCACCGACGTCCGGGTGACCGGTGACCTGCAGCACGCCACGGTCTTCTACACCGTGCTCGGCTCCGACGAGGACCGGGCCGGGACGGCAGCGGCGCTCGCCTCGGCGAAGGGACTGATCCGCTCCGAGGTCGGTCGTCGGACCGGGGTGCGGCTCACCCCCACCCTGGAGTTCGTCCCCGACGCCATCCCGGAGACGGCGGCGCACCTGGAGGAGGCGCTGCGCGGCGCCGCGGCGCGCGACGCCGAGCTGGCGCGGATCCGCGAGAACGCCCGGTACGCGGGCGAGGCGGACCCGTACCGCACGGCCGACGAGCCCGATGACTCGGACGAGTCCGGCGCCGCTGGCCCCGGCGAGGGGCCCCCGAGCGGCCGATGA
- the truB gene encoding tRNA pseudouridine(55) synthase TruB, whose translation MSDGIVLIDKPPGWTSHDVVARSRRVLGTRKVGHAGTLDPMATGLLVLGVNRATRLLTYLVGADKEYLTTIRLGQDTLTDDAEGEVTRTSGIGSEGGRDVHDRLEASIATLRGPIEQVPSSVSAIKVDGKRSYARVRGGEEVTLAARPVTVHTFEVLAIHPARTEDGIEVLDVEARVECTSGTYVRALARDLGRALGTGGHLRALRRTRVGDFAVADAQPLTRETAQLRMLDVATVLRAAFPVRELTDEETRELRFGRRLAATGTGEVTAALAPDGRGIALVQDDGGRARPVLVLDPA comes from the coding sequence ATGAGTGACGGCATCGTCCTGATCGACAAGCCGCCGGGCTGGACCAGCCACGATGTGGTCGCCCGGTCACGACGCGTGCTGGGCACCCGCAAGGTGGGCCATGCGGGCACCTTGGACCCGATGGCCACCGGCCTGCTCGTCCTCGGTGTCAACCGGGCCACCCGGCTGCTGACGTATCTGGTGGGTGCCGACAAGGAGTACCTCACCACGATCCGGCTCGGGCAGGACACGCTCACCGACGACGCCGAGGGCGAGGTGACGCGCACATCCGGGATCGGCAGCGAGGGCGGTCGCGACGTCCATGATCGTCTCGAGGCGTCGATCGCGACGCTACGCGGGCCGATCGAGCAGGTCCCGAGCTCGGTCAGTGCCATCAAGGTGGACGGCAAGCGTTCCTACGCCCGCGTGCGCGGCGGGGAGGAGGTCACCCTCGCGGCCCGCCCGGTCACCGTGCACACCTTCGAGGTGCTGGCGATCCACCCCGCGCGGACCGAGGACGGCATCGAGGTGCTCGACGTCGAGGCGCGCGTGGAGTGCACCTCCGGCACCTACGTCCGTGCCCTTGCCCGTGACCTCGGTCGGGCCCTCGGCACCGGCGGGCATCTGCGCGCGCTGCGCCGCACCCGCGTCGGTGACTTCGCCGTCGCCGACGCACAGCCGCTGACTCGCGAGACCGCGCAGCTGCGGATGCTGGACGTGGCCACGGTGCTCCGGGCGGCCTTCCCCGTGCGCGAGCTCACCGACGAGGAGACCCGCGAGCTCCGCTTCGGCCGGCGCCTCGCAGCGACCGGTACCGGTGAGGTGACGGCCGCGCTCGCACCGGACGGCCGGGGGATCGCGCTGGTGCAGGACGACGGCGGCCGGGCGCGTCCGGTCCTCGTGCTCGACCCCGCGTGA
- a CDS encoding aldo/keto reductase: MPSDDVISGLHTLGRTDIRLTRLTLGTSGLGAGAEPGSREERDAVELATAMLHGPAAVLDTSNAYAGGNSERILGLALRESGIAPGRQLVTKVDADPETGAFDRDRVLRSYEESLARLGVDRVSLLHLHDPYGIEFEDAMSPDGAVAGLRELRESGAVDAIGIAAGKVSVVRRYVESDSFDVLLTHNRYTLVERIGEVLLEAARARGMGVFNAAPFGGSLLARGSAAGGTYAYRPAPPELIERVRRLEELCAAHGIELATAALQFSLRSPQVDSTVVGISRPSRIADLVRRSEVAVPDAFWREVDELGRPPSVVAD; this comes from the coding sequence ATGCCTAGCGACGACGTGATCTCCGGCCTGCACACCCTCGGGCGGACCGATATCCGCCTCACCCGCCTGACCCTGGGCACCTCCGGCCTGGGTGCGGGTGCTGAGCCGGGAAGCCGGGAGGAGCGCGACGCCGTCGAGCTGGCGACCGCGATGCTGCACGGGCCGGCAGCGGTCCTCGACACCTCCAACGCCTATGCCGGCGGCAACAGCGAGCGCATCCTCGGCCTGGCGCTGCGGGAGTCCGGGATCGCGCCGGGCCGCCAGCTCGTCACCAAGGTCGACGCCGACCCCGAGACGGGGGCCTTCGACCGCGACCGGGTGTTGCGCTCCTACGAGGAGAGCCTGGCCAGGCTCGGCGTGGACCGGGTCAGCCTGCTGCACCTGCACGATCCGTACGGCATCGAGTTCGAGGATGCGATGAGCCCCGACGGGGCAGTGGCCGGCCTGCGTGAGTTGCGCGAGTCCGGAGCCGTGGACGCGATCGGCATCGCAGCGGGCAAGGTCTCCGTGGTCCGGCGCTACGTGGAGAGCGACAGCTTCGACGTGCTGCTCACCCACAACCGGTACACGCTGGTCGAGCGCATCGGCGAGGTCCTGCTCGAGGCGGCGCGTGCGCGCGGGATGGGGGTGTTCAACGCCGCTCCCTTCGGCGGCTCCCTGCTCGCCCGCGGTTCGGCCGCCGGTGGCACCTACGCCTACCGGCCGGCGCCGCCCGAGCTGATCGAGCGGGTACGCCGGCTGGAGGAGCTGTGTGCCGCGCACGGGATCGAGCTGGCGACGGCGGCCCTGCAGTTCTCGCTCCGGTCACCGCAGGTGGATTCCACCGTGGTCGGGATCTCCCGGCCGAGCCGGATCGCCGACCTGGTGCGGCGCAGCGAGGTCGCGGTGCCCGACGCCTTCTGGCGTGAGGTCGACGAGCTCGGCCGGCCGCCGTCGGTCGTGGCGGACTGA
- a CDS encoding bifunctional riboflavin kinase/FAD synthetase gives MERWFGIEQVPADMVASVVTIGNFDGVHLGHRAVLAEVVDAARGAGAPAVAVTFDPHPAAVHRPAEAPELLTGLTDRLDLIAETGIDATLVIAYSTDFAAQTPEEFVRRTLVDTLRVRRVVVGEDVRFGRGNSGDRGTMVALGERLGFGVQLVRDVSASGQRRWSSTWVRELLAAGDCAGAAAVLGRAHRMRGAVVHGEARGRRLGFPTANLAPDATGTVPADGVYAGWLWRDPARVVGDAQAGRLPAAVSIGTNPTFDGTVRQVEAHVLGRRDLDLYGEEVVVEFVRRLRPTVRYDGIESLVEQMRQDVIESADVLQVPRPDLLPALPG, from the coding sequence GTGGAGCGGTGGTTCGGGATCGAGCAGGTCCCTGCTGACATGGTGGCGAGCGTGGTCACCATCGGGAACTTCGACGGTGTCCACCTCGGGCACCGGGCGGTGCTGGCTGAGGTCGTCGACGCCGCCCGCGGCGCTGGCGCGCCGGCTGTGGCCGTCACCTTCGACCCGCACCCCGCCGCCGTGCACCGGCCCGCAGAGGCACCGGAACTGCTCACCGGCCTGACCGATCGGCTCGACCTGATCGCCGAGACCGGGATCGACGCGACGCTGGTGATCGCCTACTCCACCGACTTCGCCGCCCAGACGCCGGAGGAGTTCGTCCGGCGCACGCTGGTGGACACCTTGCGCGTGCGCCGGGTGGTGGTGGGCGAGGACGTGCGCTTCGGCCGTGGCAACTCCGGCGACCGGGGCACGATGGTGGCGCTGGGGGAGCGGCTCGGATTCGGCGTCCAGCTGGTCCGGGACGTCTCCGCCTCGGGGCAGCGCCGCTGGTCCTCGACCTGGGTGCGCGAGCTCCTCGCCGCCGGCGACTGCGCCGGCGCGGCGGCGGTGCTCGGCCGCGCCCACCGGATGCGTGGCGCCGTGGTCCACGGGGAGGCGCGTGGACGCCGGCTGGGGTTCCCGACGGCGAACCTCGCCCCCGACGCGACCGGCACCGTGCCGGCGGACGGAGTCTACGCCGGCTGGTTGTGGCGTGACCCGGCCCGGGTGGTCGGCGATGCGCAGGCCGGGCGCCTGCCGGCGGCGGTCTCCATCGGCACCAATCCCACCTTCGACGGCACCGTGCGCCAGGTCGAGGCGCACGTCCTGGGCCGCCGGGACCTCGATCTCTACGGCGAGGAGGTCGTGGTCGAGTTCGTGCGGCGGCTGCGCCCCACGGTGCGCTACGACGGGATCGAGTCCCTCGTCGAGCAGATGCGTCAGGACGTGATCGAGTCCGCCGATGTGCTGCAGGTCCCACGCCCCGACCTCCTCCCGGCCCTGCCGGGGTGA
- the rpsO gene encoding 30S ribosomal protein S15, producing MPLAPDVKKQIITDYATHEGDTGSPEVQIALLTRRISDLTEHFKEHKHDHHSRRGLLLLVGQRRRLLGYLRSVDIGRYRSLIERLGIRR from the coding sequence GTGCCCCTGGCCCCGGACGTCAAGAAGCAGATCATCACCGACTACGCCACGCACGAGGGCGACACGGGTTCCCCCGAGGTCCAGATCGCGCTGCTCACGCGACGCATCAGCGACCTCACCGAGCACTTCAAAGAGCACAAGCACGACCACCACTCCCGTCGTGGTCTGCTGCTGCTGGTCGGTCAGCGCCGCCGGCTCCTCGGCTACCTGCGTAGCGTCGACATCGGGCGTTACCGCTCGCTGATCGAGCGCCTCGGCATCCGCCGCTGA
- a CDS encoding polyribonucleotide nucleotidyltransferase codes for MEGPEIKFAEAVIDNGSFGTRTVRFETGRLAKQASGSAVAYLDEDTMVLSTTTAGKHPKDHFDFFPLTVDVEERQYAAGKIPGSFFRREGRPSTEAILACRLIDRPLRPLFVKGLRNEVQVVESVLAIHPDDSYDVLAINGASMSTQLSGLPFSGPVGATRIALVDGQWIAFPRYSELERAVFSMVVAGRIVTAEDGSDDVAIAMIEAEATDNAWSLIKDQGVGAPTEDVVAEGLEAAKRFIRVLAQAQIELAGQAAKEVQEFPLFPEYAPDAFEAVEAEVATKLAEALAIAGKAEREARIDEIKDGMLGALQDGFDGREKELSAAYRQVTKTLIRQRIITDGFRIDGRGLRDIRPLSAEVEVLPRVHGSALFERGETQIMGVTTLNMLKMEQQLDTLSPQTRKRYMHNYNFPPYSTGETGRVGSPKRREIGHGALAERAMVPVLPSREEFPYAIRQVSEALGSNGSTSMGSVCASTLSLLNAGVPLRAPVAGIAMGLVSDTIDGETKYAALTDILGAEDAFGDMDFKVAGTREFVTAIQLDTKLDGIPAHVLASALTQAKEARLHILDVMAEAIDTPDEMAPTAPRVITVQVPVAKIGEVIGPKGKMINQIQEDTGADISIEDDGTVFIGATDGPSAEAARQAINAIANPQMPEVGERFIGTVVKIMSFGAFVSLAPGKDGLLHITQIRRLVGGKRVEAVEDVLSVGQKIDVELAEIDDRGKLSLHAVVDEAGSDEAAVESEDSAEPTS; via the coding sequence ATGGAGGGTCCCGAGATCAAGTTCGCCGAAGCCGTCATCGACAACGGCTCGTTCGGCACCCGTACGGTCCGGTTCGAGACCGGACGACTGGCCAAGCAGGCCTCCGGCTCCGCCGTCGCCTACCTCGACGAGGACACGATGGTCCTGTCGACCACGACGGCCGGCAAGCACCCGAAGGACCACTTCGACTTCTTTCCGCTCACCGTGGACGTTGAGGAGCGCCAGTACGCCGCCGGCAAGATCCCCGGCTCGTTCTTCCGCCGTGAGGGCCGCCCCTCGACCGAGGCGATCCTCGCCTGCCGGCTGATCGACCGCCCGCTGCGCCCGCTGTTCGTCAAGGGCCTGCGCAACGAGGTCCAGGTGGTCGAGTCCGTGCTGGCCATCCACCCCGACGACTCGTACGACGTCCTGGCCATCAACGGCGCCTCGATGTCCACCCAGCTCTCCGGGCTGCCCTTCTCCGGGCCCGTCGGCGCCACCCGCATCGCCCTGGTCGACGGCCAGTGGATCGCCTTCCCGCGCTACAGCGAGCTCGAGCGGGCCGTCTTCTCCATGGTCGTGGCCGGCCGTATCGTCACCGCCGAGGACGGCTCGGACGACGTCGCGATCGCGATGATCGAGGCCGAGGCCACCGACAACGCCTGGTCGCTGATCAAGGATCAGGGCGTCGGCGCCCCCACCGAGGACGTCGTGGCCGAGGGCCTGGAGGCAGCGAAGCGCTTCATCCGCGTGCTGGCACAGGCACAGATCGAGCTCGCCGGCCAGGCCGCCAAGGAGGTGCAGGAGTTCCCGCTCTTCCCCGAGTACGCACCCGACGCCTTCGAGGCAGTCGAGGCCGAGGTGGCCACCAAGCTCGCCGAGGCCCTGGCCATCGCCGGCAAGGCCGAGCGCGAGGCCCGTATCGACGAGATCAAGGACGGGATGCTCGGTGCCCTGCAGGACGGTTTCGACGGCCGCGAGAAGGAGCTGTCCGCCGCCTACCGGCAGGTCACCAAGACCCTGATCCGCCAGCGCATCATCACCGACGGGTTCCGTATCGACGGCCGTGGCCTGCGCGACATCCGGCCCCTCTCGGCCGAGGTCGAGGTGCTGCCCCGCGTGCACGGATCGGCACTGTTCGAGCGTGGCGAGACCCAGATCATGGGCGTGACCACCCTGAACATGCTCAAGATGGAGCAGCAGCTGGACACGCTCTCGCCGCAGACGCGCAAGCGCTACATGCACAACTACAACTTCCCGCCCTACTCGACCGGTGAGACCGGTCGCGTCGGGAGCCCGAAGCGCCGCGAGATCGGTCACGGCGCCCTGGCCGAGCGGGCGATGGTGCCGGTGCTGCCCAGCCGGGAGGAGTTCCCCTACGCGATCCGCCAGGTCTCCGAGGCCCTCGGGTCGAACGGCTCCACCTCCATGGGTTCGGTCTGTGCCTCGACGCTGTCGCTGCTCAACGCCGGTGTGCCACTGCGCGCGCCGGTCGCCGGTATCGCGATGGGCCTGGTCTCGGACACGATCGACGGGGAGACCAAGTACGCGGCGCTCACCGACATCCTCGGGGCCGAGGACGCCTTCGGCGACATGGACTTCAAGGTCGCCGGTACCCGCGAGTTCGTCACGGCGATCCAGCTCGACACCAAGCTCGACGGGATCCCGGCGCACGTGCTGGCCAGTGCACTGACCCAGGCCAAGGAAGCGCGCCTGCACATCCTGGACGTCATGGCCGAGGCTATCGACACCCCGGACGAGATGGCGCCGACGGCGCCGCGGGTGATCACCGTGCAGGTCCCGGTCGCCAAGATCGGCGAGGTCATCGGCCCGAAGGGCAAGATGATCAACCAGATCCAGGAGGACACCGGCGCCGACATCTCCATCGAGGATGACGGCACCGTGTTCATCGGGGCCACGGACGGACCCTCGGCCGAGGCCGCGCGGCAGGCGATCAACGCGATCGCGAACCCGCAGATGCCCGAGGTCGGCGAGCGCTTCATCGGCACGGTCGTCAAGATCATGTCCTTCGGTGCCTTCGTCTCCCTCGCCCCCGGCAAGGACGGCCTGCTGCACATCACGCAGATTCGTCGCCTGGTCGGCGGCAAGCGCGTCGAAGCCGTCGAGGACGTCCTCTCGGTCGGTCAGAAGATCGACGTCGAGCTCGCCGAGATCGATGACCGGGGAAAGCTCTCGCTGCACGCGGTCGTCGACGAGGCCGGTTCGGACGAGGCGGCGGTCGAGTCCGAGGACTCCGCTGAGCCCACGAGCTGA
- a CDS encoding M16 family metallopeptidase → MTELILGPAGSPGTELTVETDAGAVVRRSVLPGGIRVLTEAMPGQRSVAVGAWVAVGSRDETDGHHGSTHFLEHLLFKGTPSRDAMQIASAFDAVGGEANAATGKEHTCYFARVLDADLPMAVEVITDMVTSAVLDADEFASEREVILEEIAMNEDDPGDVAHERFSAQVFGDHALGRPIGGTPQTIRAVPREAVLEHYRRTYVPSELVVTAAGSVDHDALCAQVLAAVRSGGWSLDPAAGPAPRRRAGEIPPASGIPTTPSTLTVHRRTEQANVLLGGLGLPAGDARRFDLAVLNAVLGGSMSSRLFQEVREKRGLAYAVYSFSGGFADAGMFGLYAGCAPGKVEQVVDLLEEQWRLLATEPIGNEELARGIGQVCGQLVLGLEDNGSRMSRLGRTEISTGELLTVTETLERVRAVRAEDVRALASDLLERPRHLTVVGPFEEAFRGQGRLETERAA, encoded by the coding sequence ATGACAGAGCTGATCCTGGGCCCGGCGGGTTCGCCGGGCACGGAGCTCACCGTGGAGACCGACGCGGGCGCCGTGGTGCGCCGGTCGGTCCTCCCCGGCGGCATCCGGGTGCTGACCGAGGCGATGCCCGGTCAGCGCTCGGTCGCCGTCGGCGCCTGGGTGGCCGTCGGCTCGCGCGACGAGACCGACGGCCACCACGGCTCCACCCACTTCCTCGAGCACCTGCTCTTCAAGGGCACCCCCAGCCGGGACGCGATGCAGATCGCCTCGGCATTCGATGCCGTGGGCGGCGAGGCGAACGCCGCCACCGGTAAGGAGCACACCTGCTACTTCGCGCGGGTGCTGGACGCCGATCTGCCGATGGCCGTCGAGGTGATCACGGACATGGTCACCTCCGCGGTGCTCGATGCCGACGAGTTCGCCAGCGAACGCGAGGTCATCCTCGAAGAGATCGCGATGAACGAGGACGACCCGGGCGACGTCGCGCATGAGCGGTTCTCCGCCCAGGTCTTCGGTGACCACGCGCTCGGCCGTCCGATCGGCGGCACCCCGCAGACCATTCGTGCGGTCCCGCGTGAGGCGGTCCTGGAGCACTACCGGCGCACCTACGTCCCCTCCGAGCTGGTGGTCACCGCCGCCGGCAGCGTCGACCACGACGCGCTGTGCGCGCAGGTGCTGGCCGCCGTGCGCAGCGGCGGATGGTCGTTGGACCCCGCGGCCGGACCCGCGCCGCGCCGCCGTGCGGGGGAGATCCCTCCGGCCTCCGGTATCCCGACGACGCCCAGCACCCTGACCGTGCACCGGCGCACCGAGCAGGCGAACGTCCTGCTCGGCGGACTCGGCCTGCCCGCGGGCGATGCGCGGCGCTTCGATCTCGCCGTACTCAACGCCGTACTCGGCGGATCGATGAGCTCGAGACTGTTCCAGGAGGTCCGCGAGAAGCGCGGCCTCGCCTATGCGGTGTACTCCTTCTCCGGTGGCTTCGCCGACGCCGGCATGTTCGGCCTCTACGCCGGCTGTGCCCCCGGGAAGGTCGAGCAGGTCGTCGACCTGCTGGAGGAGCAGTGGCGCCTGCTCGCCACCGAGCCGATCGGCAACGAGGAACTGGCCCGTGGCATCGGCCAGGTGTGCGGGCAGCTGGTCCTCGGCCTCGAGGACAACGGCTCCCGGATGTCCCGGCTCGGCCGGACCGAGATCAGCACCGGTGAGCTGCTCACCGTGACCGAGACCCTGGAGCGCGTCCGGGCGGTGCGGGCCGAGGACGTACGCGCGCTCGCGTCGGACCTGCTCGAGCGACCGAGGCACTTGACCGTCGTCGGGCCGTTCGAGGAGGCCTTCCGCGGCCAAGGACGGCTGGAGACGGAGCGAGCGGCATGA
- the dapB gene encoding 4-hydroxy-tetrahydrodipicolinate reductase yields MTQQHLSSERTGPVRVAVLGAAGRMGTAVCAAVEAAADTELVARLDVGDDVSSLAGVADVAVDFTVPSATEANVHALIDAGVHPVVGTTGWDGDAIARVREHLERDGRGLGALVAPNFALSAVLAMQFAAQAARYFESVEIVELHHPNKVDAPSGTAMHTAQAIARARQGMPAAPDATESGLEGARGALVDGVPVHAVRLRGLVAHEEILLGNPGEQLTIRTDSFERSSFMPGVLLAVRTVGTRPGLSVGLDAYLELG; encoded by the coding sequence ATGACGCAGCAGCATCTGAGTAGTGAGCGGACCGGACCGGTGCGGGTGGCCGTGCTCGGGGCGGCGGGGCGGATGGGTACCGCGGTGTGCGCGGCGGTCGAGGCCGCCGCCGACACCGAGCTCGTGGCGCGCCTGGATGTCGGCGATGACGTCTCCTCCCTGGCCGGCGTGGCCGACGTCGCCGTGGACTTCACGGTGCCCTCGGCGACCGAGGCCAACGTGCACGCCCTCATCGATGCCGGGGTGCACCCGGTCGTGGGCACCACCGGCTGGGACGGGGACGCGATCGCGCGGGTGCGTGAGCACCTGGAGCGGGACGGGCGCGGGCTCGGGGCGCTGGTGGCCCCGAACTTCGCCCTCTCGGCGGTGCTGGCGATGCAGTTCGCCGCGCAGGCAGCCCGCTACTTCGAGTCGGTCGAGATCGTGGAGCTGCACCACCCGAACAAGGTGGATGCGCCGTCGGGCACCGCAATGCACACCGCGCAGGCGATCGCACGAGCCCGGCAGGGGATGCCGGCGGCCCCGGACGCGACCGAGAGCGGCCTCGAGGGCGCACGCGGAGCGCTGGTGGACGGCGTCCCCGTGCACGCCGTCCGGTTGCGCGGCCTGGTGGCTCACGAGGAGATCCTGCTCGGCAACCCCGGTGAGCAGCTGACCATCCGCACCGACAGCTTCGAGCGCTCCTCCTTCATGCCGGGCGTGCTGCTGGCCGTGCGGACCGTCGGCACTCGTCCCGGCCTGTCCGTCGGGCTGGACGCCTACCTGGAGCTCGGCTGA
- a CDS encoding GNAT family N-acetyltransferase: MAHSHTHPGSADLHADVSVRPSVASDAPALGRIQAQAWRSAHAGTLPVTALNDLDEDDLARAWRSAITSPPSAKHRMLTACDGPTVVGFAALAPAPGTEETGEVVALEVDPEHVRAGHGSRLLAACTDILRKTGASHVRAWTIEGDQVRADFLTTAGLEPIGVRRVLDVAGSQVREEAWSALL; the protein is encoded by the coding sequence ATGGCTCACTCGCACACCCACCCCGGCTCCGCCGACCTGCACGCCGACGTGTCGGTGCGGCCCTCGGTCGCCTCGGACGCCCCGGCCCTGGGCAGGATCCAGGCGCAGGCCTGGCGCTCGGCTCACGCCGGCACGCTCCCGGTCACGGCGCTGAACGATCTCGACGAGGACGACCTGGCGCGGGCGTGGCGCTCGGCCATCACCTCGCCGCCCTCGGCCAAGCACCGGATGCTCACGGCGTGCGACGGGCCGACGGTCGTGGGCTTCGCCGCCCTCGCACCGGCGCCGGGCACCGAGGAGACCGGGGAGGTCGTGGCGCTGGAGGTCGACCCGGAGCACGTCCGCGCCGGGCACGGGTCCCGCCTGCTCGCGGCCTGCACCGACATCCTGCGCAAGACCGGTGCCTCGCACGTGCGCGCCTGGACGATCGAGGGCGACCAGGTCCGCGCGGACTTCCTCACCACGGCCGGGCTGGAACCGATCGGGGTGCGCCGGGTGCTGGACGTCGCCGGCTCGCAGGTCCGCGAGGAGGCATGGTCGGCCCTGCTGTGA
- the dapA gene encoding 4-hydroxy-tetrahydrodipicolinate synthase codes for MSRSSRPSRSFGSVSIAMVTPMRPDGTIDVGTARRLARHLVDSGADGLVLNGTTGESPTTHQPEKDEFVAAVVDEVGAEAMIIAGAGSNDTAHAVRIAEAAERTGAHGLLVVSPYYNRPSQEGVYRHLRAIVESTSLPAMLYDIPGRTGVAIGDEILDRLAEHPQIRAVKDATGNVAQGFDRMRRTGLEYYSGDDNLNLAWLVHGASGVVSVVGHVEAQRYSQMVGAVDSGDLYLARELSAQLAPVVEAIMGTGQGAVMAKAALQLQGHLPHRSVRSPLVEAHAAEMADLRTALTLHGLLEDSDR; via the coding sequence ATGTCCCGCTCGTCGCGCCCCTCGCGCTCCTTCGGTTCGGTCAGCATCGCCATGGTGACTCCGATGAGACCCGACGGCACGATCGATGTCGGCACCGCCCGGCGGCTGGCCCGCCACCTCGTGGACAGCGGCGCCGATGGGCTAGTGCTCAACGGCACCACCGGCGAGTCCCCGACGACGCACCAGCCCGAGAAGGACGAGTTCGTGGCCGCCGTCGTGGACGAGGTCGGCGCCGAGGCGATGATCATCGCCGGCGCGGGATCGAACGACACCGCGCACGCCGTGCGGATCGCCGAGGCCGCCGAGCGCACCGGCGCGCACGGGCTGCTCGTGGTCTCCCCCTACTACAACCGGCCCTCCCAGGAGGGTGTCTACCGCCACCTGCGCGCCATCGTGGAGTCCACCAGCCTGCCGGCGATGCTCTATGACATCCCCGGGCGCACCGGCGTGGCCATCGGCGACGAGATCCTCGACCGGCTCGCCGAGCACCCCCAGATCCGGGCGGTCAAGGACGCGACCGGTAACGTCGCCCAGGGCTTCGACCGGATGCGACGTACCGGGCTGGAGTACTACTCCGGCGACGACAACCTCAACCTGGCCTGGCTCGTGCACGGCGCCTCCGGCGTCGTCTCGGTGGTCGGCCACGTCGAGGCGCAGCGCTACTCCCAGATGGTCGGGGCGGTGGACTCCGGTGACCTCTACCTCGCCCGTGAGCTCTCCGCCCAGCTGGCCCCCGTGGTCGAGGCCATCATGGGCACCGGCCAGGGCGCTGTCATGGCCAAGGCGGCCCTGCAGCTGCAGGGCCACCTCCCGCACCGCTCGGTGCGCTCGCCGCTCGTCGAGGCCCATGCCGCCGAGATGGCAGACTTGCGCACCGCATTGACCCTGCACGGACTACTTGAGGACTCCGATCGATGA